In the genome of Magnetococcales bacterium, one region contains:
- a CDS encoding tetratricopeptide repeat protein: MKAFVGASPRTSPGRSPGPSREPVPWIPMRCRVMNGCVLFTLLSIWSFASWAEPESASPGSLPEIAAPESTGQRLLKRRVAILQRLVRVPPRGPEGVGKIKQILDAVRDEEMDRAEALLAQVEAAYTSLDSQAPGDIFNFLLSNLSAMDGERKRHQREFVVAANLFRKALTLVPPWAIKERTTHLVGLGRVLHQAGKFSEAGRVLEEALQLAEKNLASDHILLADVLDALGELWVDLDRLNEAGPLLLRSLAIREKQMGGTHLLTAKSLAHLGRLRTLQEQFVHAEQLLQRSMAIRLAQLEPNDPDMTQSLLDLGNLRFAQNRLVEAEPVLLKDLVIQEEFLEPSHLDVAATLQALAMVQLGLGKTDLAEAGLQRALLACRLRGGADYPLLGTVLQNLGMVYLKKGQMGEAEKYLRQALLFTERLYGPEHMRLHGIIDSLADLLQQQGKNQEAEAFLRKSLSVAENKLGKRHHRVANRHVRLARFYQKVGKSDAAEYHYREGLEIERDLDPVSREGTQWLREYAALLREMDKPIYAQLISALADSIQAGKPFFLQGLLPGR, from the coding sequence ATGAAAGCCTTTGTCGGGGCTTCGCCCCGAACCTCGCCAGGACGCTCTCCTGGACCTTCCAGGGAGCCAGTCCCCTGGATCCCGATGCGTTGCCGGGTGATGAATGGTTGCGTGCTTTTCACCCTTCTCTCGATATGGTCCTTCGCCTCCTGGGCGGAGCCGGAATCGGCCTCGCCGGGTTCCTTGCCGGAAATTGCGGCGCCGGAATCAACCGGGCAAAGGCTTCTCAAACGCCGTGTGGCGATTTTGCAACGTCTTGTGCGCGTCCCTCCCCGAGGCCCGGAGGGTGTCGGTAAGATCAAACAAATTTTGGATGCCGTTCGTGATGAGGAGATGGACCGTGCCGAGGCTCTCCTGGCACAGGTCGAAGCTGCTTATACCTCTCTGGACTCGCAGGCTCCGGGGGATATCTTCAATTTTCTGCTTTCCAATCTTTCCGCCATGGATGGCGAGAGAAAACGTCATCAACGAGAGTTTGTCGTTGCCGCCAACCTGTTTCGTAAAGCGCTGACCCTGGTTCCTCCCTGGGCCATCAAGGAGCGGACGACGCACCTCGTGGGGCTGGGAAGGGTTTTGCACCAGGCGGGAAAATTTTCCGAAGCTGGTCGCGTCCTGGAGGAGGCGTTGCAACTGGCTGAAAAAAACCTGGCATCGGACCATATTCTTCTTGCCGATGTTCTTGATGCACTGGGTGAGTTGTGGGTTGATCTGGACCGTTTGAATGAAGCAGGCCCCCTTTTGCTACGTTCTTTGGCCATCCGGGAAAAACAAATGGGGGGAACTCATCTCCTGACGGCCAAAAGTTTGGCCCATCTGGGACGATTGCGTACTCTCCAGGAACAGTTTGTCCACGCGGAGCAACTTCTACAGCGCAGCATGGCGATCCGTTTGGCTCAACTCGAACCGAACGATCCCGATATGACCCAAAGTCTCCTGGATCTTGGCAACCTGCGTTTTGCCCAAAATCGGCTGGTCGAGGCCGAGCCTGTGCTTCTCAAGGATCTGGTCATCCAGGAAGAGTTTCTGGAACCTTCCCATCTTGATGTGGCTGCCACCTTGCAGGCCTTGGCCATGGTGCAACTCGGTTTGGGAAAAACCGACTTGGCTGAGGCTGGCTTGCAACGGGCTTTGCTTGCATGTCGCCTGCGTGGTGGCGCGGATTACCCGCTCCTGGGTACTGTGCTACAGAATCTGGGTATGGTGTACCTGAAAAAAGGCCAGATGGGTGAAGCAGAAAAGTATTTGCGCCAGGCACTTCTTTTCACGGAACGCCTTTATGGACCGGAACACATGCGTCTGCACGGCATCATCGACTCCCTGGCCGATCTTCTGCAACAACAGGGAAAAAATCAGGAGGCTGAGGCCTTCCTGCGCAAGAGTCTCTCCGTTGCAGAGAACAAATTGGGCAAACGCCACCATCGGGTTGCCAACCGCCATGTACGTCTTGCCCGGTTTTATCAAAAAGTGGGCAAGAGCGATGCGGCGGAGTACCACTACCGGGAAGGACTTGAAATCGAGCGTGACCTCGATCCGGTCAGCAGAGAGGGAACCCAATGGTTACGCGAGTACGCTGCGCTGCTTCGGGAAATGGACAAACCCATCTACGCCCAACTGATCAGTGCTCTGGCTGACTCCATCCAGGCTGGTAAGCCATTTTTTTTGCAAGGACTTTTGCCGGGAAGGTGA